The following are encoded together in the Populus trichocarpa isolate Nisqually-1 chromosome 5, P.trichocarpa_v4.1, whole genome shotgun sequence genome:
- the LOC18098882 gene encoding uncharacterized protein LOC18098882, which produces MGREVSKSCMDGLVTEMVSSYCTRFYSNKPELAARRIEAIGYQVGHQLSERYTIERPRFTDHLEAIKFICKDFWSELFKKQIDNLKTNRRGTFVLQDNKFPWLSRMSGDDLSVENGMEDPESKGAQAMSMYCYFPCGIIRGALSNLGIPCAVSADISSLPACSFVISVKA; this is translated from the exons atgggAAGAGAAGTATCGAAGAGTTGCATGGATGGTCTAGTGACAGAAATGGTGTCATCATACTGCACTCGATTTTACTCTAACAAACCAGAACTCGCTGCCCGCCGCATCGAAGCCATTGGTTATCAAGTAGGCCATCAGCTCTCGGAACG GTACACAATAGAACGGCCTCGTTTTACTGATCATTTGGAGGCAATTAAGTTCATATGCAAAGATTTCTGGTCTGAGTTGTTCAAGAAACAGATTGATAACTTGAAGACTAATCGTAGA ggTACGTTTGTGTTGCAAGATAATAAGTTTCCATGGCTATCACGAATGTCGGGGGATGATCTATCGGTTGAGAATGGAATGGAAGATCCTGAAAGTAAAGGTGCACAAGCAATGAGCATGTATTGCTATTTTCCTTGTGGGATTATAAGGGGTGCGCTTTCGAATCTGGGGATTCCTTGTGCTGTTTCTGCTGATATTTCCAGTCTTCCCGCGT GTTCATTTGTGATCAGTGTCAAGGCTTGA